In Haliscomenobacter hydrossis DSM 1100, the DNA window AAATGTTTTTTTAAATCAGCCGGGCTTGAACAGTACTTTTGCCGGGCTTACCCTTTCTCCGTTTAAACCCTACAAAGCTTATTTTCAGGTAGAGGTTTTTCCGGCCACTACCGGGCGGATGGATTTTCCGGAGGGTGGATTTATTTTGCACCAATCCACCCGACAAACAACCACCCAAATAGGTGGACGAGTCCTTGATGTGGTGGTGGATTCATTGATACGCGCCAATGGCCCCGGGCACCAGGAGTTTCAAACCTTGTCGGCGGTGCCCTTACAGTTGCGCAAAAACGTAAACGATTGGATGGGACTGGGTGTCGGGGTGATGGCTTCGGTACAAACCGAACGATTTACGGCAAGTTCGTACACCATCGGGCGGCGTACCTCGTTTTGTAAAATAGACGCCACCGGAAATTGCCAAAAGGGTGATGTGTTTCAAGAGTTGAGCTTCAGTCGTGAAGAAAAAACTTTTGATCGGGGTGACCTCACGCGCTGGGATTTCAGTGTGTTTGCGGATGTGCAGTTGGGTTTGGTGCGCCGGGGTCCTGCCTTGGGCATTCGGAATGTCCTGCGTTTGACGCAAGAACCGAGGTACTATTTGACGGGTTATTTGAGTTTTAAAATATAGTTCTTCGGCTTCGCTCAGGAACCGACCCCTCGACTCCGCTCGGGGACCGGTTCCTGAGCGAAACCGAAGGACAGTCCGACTACTTTATGAAGAAAACTACAAGGTTCAGCTCCCTGGTATTGCTCCTGTTTTCAATGCTTGTCAGCAATCATTGGGGCGCGCTGTTGAAGCAGGTGGACTCCCGTCCCCCGCCTCCCGACAAACAAGCCTACCGCCTGCATTACCAAGGCTCTTTGCTGTACGCGGAAGGAAAATACCGTCAGGCCAGTGGGCATTTTGCCCGTGCCTATCAGCTGTTTCCGGAGAATTTTAGTTTTGCCTTGGCACATGGCCTGTGTTTGGGGCGGATGGGTGAACCCGGTACGGCCAAAAATGTATTGGAAAAAGCCCGTCGTCTGGTGGCCTCCAATGACCAGGAACGCCAACAAAAACTGGCGCTGGCTACGTTTTTTCTGGGCATGAGTTACAGCTATGCCGACCGCTATGGGGAGGCCTTGCCCTTCTTGCGCGATGCGATAAGTATGCAGCAAAATATCGCGCAAAAATCGCTCTTGAGCATTTTTTACAATGCCTTGGGGAAAGCCATTTTGCTCAATCAGGGGCGAAATGCCCATCGTCGAAATTATCAGGCACTGCATTACCATGTCCATCGGCGCGACATGGAAAAAGCCTTCACCGCGTTTGAATCCGCTGTAAAAGCCGATCCCGAAAATGCGATTGCGCTGTACAATTATCGCCTTTTGGCCGACACACTGAAGGTTACGTCCATCCTTCCCGAGGCCGATAGTACCCAGCCCCAACGCAAGGAATACAAGCCTACCTTCATCAACATGCACAGTACCATCATCAGCGATTTGAAGTTAAACAACTACGATGAGCTGGTTTTTTTGGTGGATATTTCCGGCTCAATGGTGATGGAAAAAGTGGTTTGTTACGGGGCCGACCGTTTTACGGCGATGAAGGACTTGTGTTTAAAAATTCTGCCAGAAATTGATACCAGTATCGCCCTGGGTATTGGTACCATTGGTGGAGTTTGTGACAGCCCGCCCGATTTGTGGTTTGCTTCTGGAGGAATCAATCGCGTGGATTTGCGCAGCAAATTGCGCTTTTTGATCCCCGACGGCACGACTCCTTTGTTGACCATGCTCTTGCGTTGCCCGGAGTTGTTTTCAGATAACCCCCAACGCAGCAAAAGTATTTTCTTGATCAGTGACGGAGCCAATACCTGTCGGGAAGGAGGCATGGACATTTGCGAATGGGCAAGTACCCTGGCGCAGAAAGGCATTGCAGTGAATGTACTCACTTTTCTCAGCACCACTTCTGACAACACCGATGCCTTCGCCGAATACCTCTGTCTGGCCGAAAACACCAAAGCCAACATCATCTACCTCGACAATTATCGGTGTCGCCTGGAACCTTTTGCTTTTGATATCGTCAAAACCTGCCAGTCGAAAATCCCCACCATGGAAAAAAGTACGTGTTTAGGGCCGAGCGTGAAGGGCTTGTGGAATGTGTGGGTTGCGGAGTGATGGTCGTCTCCTTGGTTCCTAAGTTTTCAACTTATATCTGTAATTTTGTCCTGTATAGTACCGATTTTTTATGGCGCAGTTCTTTACAATATTTCTAAATGCTTTCAAGGTAATCTCTGACTTTTTGCCAATCTTTAATGTGCTCGGAAAGCGATCGGTTAAGGTGAAACCTAGAAGGATGATAAAGCATAAAAATAGCGGGATCAGATACTCCAGTCTTTATATAATTTTTAGTTGACAAATGATTCATACTGCATTTTCTCAAGTTTATTAAGCTTGAGTCCTTGTTTTCAAAAAGTCTAAGAACAGACAATGCCGCTGGTTGGCCTAGTGTTATAATAACTCAAGTTGTGACCTATACGAATTCCTGCTCGTTAAACAAAAAGGAAAGGGCATAGGCAAAAATGAACATAAAGGTCTTCAAGTTAAATCCATCCGGGGTGACGGCATGAATGGTTTTGGGCATTGCAGCACAAATGGCACTAAAAACGGACTCGATTTGTCTTCGAATGGCCTTTTTCCATAAACGGATCTGGTAAATATCTCCCCTGCTGGTATTTTTTTTACGCATCGTCTCCCAGATGATTTGCCCCATTTGGCCGGAGTTGTCCTCCAAATCATGGTTTTCAAATGCGTTATCACCAAAAATGGAGGCTTCTGGGGGGATATTGAAGTCCATTCGGTTAAGGAATCGCGCATCGTGATAAGAACCGGGCAAAAGGGCAATCTCTACAGGGATCCCCTCTTCGGTACACAGAACACCCGCTTTAAATCCATAAAAGTACTCTCGTTTCGAGGCATTTTTTCCTCGAAAAATATCATTATACCCCAATAGCCTATTGCGACTGATACGAATATTATGACAGACTTTGACCGGAAAACTGTCCAAAAGATAGTACTGCCGTTCATTTTCTTGCTTAAAAACGGAGGAAAAAACCTCGAAAACAGCCTGGATCAAGTCTTTGATATGATGCATACGACGATTGAACTGGGATTTACTCAACATGCCAGGGCAATGATCAGACTTCATATAGCTAAGCGTATTTTGGATGTTTCCTCCGAAATACCGGCTAGATACGACCAAGGTCGTGATGATCGTCGCGTCATCAATCCGACGTTGCTCATCTTCTTTATGGTGCATCGCTTGCAGCATATCCGAAATTGTGATGTAAATTGCAACCGTGAAATATTTCATACTGGCCTCCGTAGTTTGTTGTGTGGTAACTACAAAGTAACGGAGGTCTTTCTTTTTTTTCCTTTTTATAGGTCACAACTTGAGTTTATAATAATTTTCAGATCAGGCTTGAGAATGTCTATCGTTGGCTTGAGAAACATATTTCCACATCTATCATAGCATTCATTATTGATTTTGCTGCTTGCCTTCCCGGATTTTAAACACAAGGTAGCATTCGTCATAAAAAGTGGATTGTTTGAACTGAAATTATCATTTCTTGGAGGACTAAGCCTATATTCTTTTGGTAACTCATCAATAAATTTTTTCAAAAAATAGTTAGTCTTTGTTGAATAATCCTTTGGGGCGCTACTTTCATCTAAGTTGTAACGAAACTGAACCTGGCCACGTTGAGCTAAAAAGCCATCTTGGTGATAAAAATCCTGAGCAACTATCAATATTTTTGAATACAAGTTATTTGACCAAGTTGTGAGGTTACCTATTTCTTGTGTGTCGAAATTTGGAAATTCTGCCTGATTGCGCATTCCAAAGTCTCTACACAAATAACAGGACTTTCTTTTTTTTACTAATTCTTGATAAACTTCTTCTTTAGTCATGATAGATCATTAATTTGACAAGCTATTTCAATTTATGCCTCAACCCACTCCTTCAAAACTTTTTCCACCGCTCCAATAAACCCTTCCATTTCAAAATCCTTAATTTTTTTCTGTGCTTTTGCTATGTGCAACACTTCAACAAAAAACTCAGCCAGATAGGCTTTAAATTTAGGGAGAGTGGCAGACATTACACGGTCATAGTCCATACGCCAATAGATAGCCAGTTCGCTTTTTTTTCTATGAAAAACGATTTCATTGGTATGGATTTTATCATCCGGCTGCATGATGATGGCTACAAACCAAATACTGTTCAATCCCTTTCCAAAATCTTTGATGTTGACTTTTTCATTTAAATAGTCTGACATAAGGGCTACCTCTCGAGTTTTATCTCGCGATACCTCGTGCCAGGATGCAGTGGTTGAATAAAAAGGAGTGTCGGTGATGGTTGCTTGTGCATTCATATCTGCAAGATAAGTTATTTCTGTTTATTGATCAACCTTATTGCCCGGAGGACGGATCAATGGTACATCCCTACTTAGATTTTCTGGAAGCAGAGCATAATGATAAATCTGGATTTTTTCAAATTTTAGACACTGCGCATAATCACCTCTAAATTCAACGAGATACTCTAAACCTTTGGGTATTTCCCCTGTATTGTAACGTTTATCTCGGCCTATTCGGGTCACCCCATATTTCCAAACTTCGCCGACATTCAAAAAAATTAAAGCTGATTTTCCACAGTTGTAACACGGATAGAAGCCCGCTTT includes these proteins:
- a CDS encoding VWA domain-containing protein, which translates into the protein MKKTTRFSSLVLLLFSMLVSNHWGALLKQVDSRPPPPDKQAYRLHYQGSLLYAEGKYRQASGHFARAYQLFPENFSFALAHGLCLGRMGEPGTAKNVLEKARRLVASNDQERQQKLALATFFLGMSYSYADRYGEALPFLRDAISMQQNIAQKSLLSIFYNALGKAILLNQGRNAHRRNYQALHYHVHRRDMEKAFTAFESAVKADPENAIALYNYRLLADTLKVTSILPEADSTQPQRKEYKPTFINMHSTIISDLKLNNYDELVFLVDISGSMVMEKVVCYGADRFTAMKDLCLKILPEIDTSIALGIGTIGGVCDSPPDLWFASGGINRVDLRSKLRFLIPDGTTPLLTMLLRCPELFSDNPQRSKSIFLISDGANTCREGGMDICEWASTLAQKGIAVNVLTFLSTTSDNTDAFAEYLCLAENTKANIIYLDNYRCRLEPFAFDIVKTCQSKIPTMEKSTCLGPSVKGLWNVWVAE
- a CDS encoding IS982 family transposase; translated protein: MKYFTVAIYITISDMLQAMHHKEDEQRRIDDATIITTLVVSSRYFGGNIQNTLSYMKSDHCPGMLSKSQFNRRMHHIKDLIQAVFEVFSSVFKQENERQYYLLDSFPVKVCHNIRISRNRLLGYNDIFRGKNASKREYFYGFKAGVLCTEEGIPVEIALLPGSYHDARFLNRMDFNIPPEASIFGDNAFENHDLEDNSGQMGQIIWETMRKKNTSRGDIYQIRLWKKAIRRQIESVFSAICAAMPKTIHAVTPDGFNLKTFMFIFAYALSFLFNEQEFV